In a single window of the Tellurirhabdus bombi genome:
- a CDS encoding glycosyltransferase family 2 protein yields the protein MKNPTHSFPDVTLLITHYNRSSSLERLLKAFQDLDCAFGDIVVSDDGSKPQHLEAIRAMESQYPFRLITTPQNKGLANNINKGQAAVKTPYTLYVQEDFVPKPAFAQHFQDALEIFTQEKELDIIRFYAYFSYPYLEPYKKGFSRMLYKPWYTDYNKIYYYSDHPHLRRSSFLEKFGNYVEGIKSDKTEYLMCVSFIQKQGKGLFLSDFNAMFDQKNSDDEPSTVQRDNWQQQSRNPFIVLLRTVYRQVKYNYDLLFDKQA from the coding sequence ATGAAAAACCCTACCCACTCTTTTCCGGACGTTACGTTGTTAATCACCCATTACAACCGTAGCAGTTCGCTGGAACGCCTGCTAAAAGCCTTTCAAGATCTGGATTGTGCCTTCGGCGACATTGTTGTGTCGGATGATGGCAGCAAGCCCCAACACCTGGAAGCCATCAGGGCGATGGAATCGCAATACCCATTTCGCCTGATTACGACGCCCCAGAACAAAGGGCTGGCCAACAACATTAACAAAGGACAGGCAGCGGTTAAGACGCCTTACACGCTCTATGTACAGGAGGATTTTGTGCCTAAACCGGCTTTTGCCCAGCATTTCCAGGACGCGTTGGAAATCTTCACGCAGGAAAAGGAGTTGGACATTATTCGCTTCTACGCTTATTTTTCCTACCCGTATCTAGAGCCGTATAAGAAGGGCTTTTCGCGCATGTTGTATAAACCCTGGTACACGGATTACAACAAAATCTATTACTACAGCGACCACCCGCACCTGCGGCGAAGTTCATTTCTGGAAAAGTTTGGTAATTACGTTGAAGGAATCAAATCGGATAAAACCGAATACTTGATGTGTGTTTCCTTTATTCAAAAGCAAGGCAAGGGCTTATTCCTGAGCGACTTTAACGCCATGTTTGACCAGAAAAACTCCGACGACGAACCCAGTACCGTTCAACGGGATAACTGGCAGCAGCAAAGCCGAAACCCGTTTATCGTATTGCTCCGCACGGTATACCGTCAGGTAAAATACAACTACGATCTTTTGTTTGATAAGCAGGCTTAG
- a CDS encoding glycosyltransferase family 2 protein: MKNTFPDVTLLITHYNRSGSLERLLKAFQALDCAFGDIVVSDDGSKPQHLEAIKNLQNHYSFRLVTTPQNKGLGNNINKGQDAVRTPYTLYVQEDFVPKPAFVPHFSDALEMMQQEKDLDIMRFYAYFPYPYLEPYKKGFSRMIYKPWVWYSNHLKFYYYSDHPHLRRSTFFEKFGRYPEGIKPDRTEYQMCISFIQKKGKGLFLDDFNAMFDQKNSSDEPSTIGRSDWRESKSPLFLALRWVYLKGRLVKNTLDVATQK; this comes from the coding sequence ATGAAAAACACGTTTCCAGATGTCACTTTATTAATTACCCACTACAACCGCAGTGGTTCGCTGGAACGCCTGCTAAAAGCCTTTCAGGCCCTGGATTGTGCCTTCGGCGACATCGTTGTGTCGGACGACGGTAGCAAGCCCCAGCACCTGGAAGCCATCAAAAACCTGCAAAACCACTATTCGTTTCGGCTGGTCACCACTCCTCAAAACAAGGGTTTAGGGAACAATATCAACAAAGGACAAGATGCGGTCCGGACGCCTTATACGCTTTACGTGCAGGAAGATTTTGTACCTAAACCAGCCTTCGTTCCACACTTCAGCGATGCGCTGGAAATGATGCAGCAGGAAAAGGATCTGGATATCATGCGCTTCTACGCCTATTTTCCCTATCCGTATCTGGAACCTTATAAAAAGGGCTTTTCGCGCATGATTTACAAACCCTGGGTCTGGTATTCGAATCATTTAAAGTTCTATTATTACAGCGACCACCCGCACCTGCGACGAAGTACGTTCTTCGAAAAATTTGGCCGCTACCCCGAAGGCATTAAACCCGACCGAACCGAATACCAGATGTGTATTTCCTTTATCCAGAAAAAAGGCAAAGGCTTATTTCTGGATGATTTTAACGCCATGTTCGATCAGAAAAACTCCTCCGACGAACCCAGCACCATTGGGCGGAGCGATTGGCGGGAAAGTAAAAGTCCCTTGTTTCTGGCGCTCCGCTGGGTTTATTTGAAAGGTCGGCTGGTTAAGAATACGCTGGATGTCGCTACACAGAAGTAA
- a CDS encoding T9SS type B sorting domain-containing protein — MYVTDGCPNDGQYTVAKSVSGSCYTGSWHDVPEDHTPDDNNGNMLVVNTPYAGEFYLQSVPDLCTGTTYELSIWLLNLNVIMPAGTCGFETPNDPDLLVQIETPDKAILQTLRTNPIPRTTSPVWQRFSTRFTIPDAGLEKSSAVIRIINNNSGGCGNDFLIDDIQIKQCSECDPAQLFVPDVFSPNQDGINDFFEFFYSGIVAFDLKVYDRWGSVIFASTDPAQKWDGNYQNTPCSEGVYTWSMTYEVSSFSDQPKKLTRNGQVLLMR, encoded by the coding sequence TTGTATGTTACTGATGGGTGCCCCAATGATGGGCAGTATACCGTGGCTAAATCGGTGAGTGGCTCGTGTTACACGGGTAGCTGGCACGACGTTCCAGAAGACCATACCCCGGATGATAACAATGGAAACATGCTGGTGGTCAATACGCCCTACGCGGGTGAGTTTTATCTGCAATCTGTGCCCGACCTTTGTACAGGTACAACGTATGAACTCTCGATCTGGCTGCTTAACCTGAACGTTATCATGCCCGCCGGAACCTGCGGTTTTGAAACGCCCAACGATCCCGACTTGCTGGTGCAGATCGAAACGCCGGACAAAGCCATTTTGCAGACGCTTAGAACAAATCCTATCCCGCGCACTACATCACCGGTCTGGCAGCGTTTTTCGACCCGGTTTACCATTCCAGACGCTGGTTTAGAAAAGAGTTCAGCGGTTATTCGAATCATTAACAACAACAGCGGAGGCTGTGGCAATGATTTTCTAATCGACGACATTCAGATCAAACAATGCAGTGAGTGCGATCCGGCGCAGCTTTTTGTGCCCGACGTTTTCAGTCCCAACCAGGATGGCATTAATGACTTTTTTGAATTCTTTTATAGCGGTATCGTTGCCTTTGATTTAAAGGTTTATGACCGTTGGGGTTCAGTAATTTTTGCTAGTACCGATCCCGCTCAGAAATGGGACGGCAACTATCAAAATACACCCTGTTCTGAAGGCGTTTATACCTGGTCCATGACGTACGAAGTATCCAGTTTTTCAGATCAGCCTAAAAAATTAACCCGCAATGGGCAGGTATTATTGATGCGCTGA
- a CDS encoding glycosyltransferase family 2 protein: protein MSNTLLPDWLTKHLFVYNPASIDPERLNTLRTRLSRFNVDNPEVSIVIPAYNEEANILHTLSSLADQQITARTELLIVNNNSSDRTQELLDLCGVRSIIERTPGVAHARQAGLMAARGKIIANADSDCLYPSGWVEAITAPLKDSAIACTYGLYSFLPSEHSSRLALLFYEKAAHLVNGIRNRHRAYLNVYGFNFAFRRADALAVGGFALDSGREGSVAELIAAGEVPPPSGRCEDGLMALALLNEGKGKTYRVTDLAARAWTSDRRLTADGSLGKAFVNRVRKSVGELGFYISPSKGTPP, encoded by the coding sequence GTGAGCAATACTTTATTACCGGACTGGCTGACCAAACATCTGTTTGTTTATAACCCTGCCTCGATCGACCCGGAGCGGCTTAACACACTGCGGACGCGCCTTTCACGCTTTAACGTGGATAATCCGGAAGTTTCCATCGTCATACCCGCTTATAACGAAGAGGCCAATATACTGCATACGCTGTCATCTTTGGCCGATCAGCAAATAACGGCCCGTACAGAATTGCTCATTGTCAACAACAACTCCTCCGACCGCACCCAGGAATTGCTGGATTTGTGCGGCGTTCGCTCCATTATAGAACGGACGCCGGGGGTTGCTCACGCCCGTCAGGCCGGGTTGATGGCGGCGCGAGGCAAGATCATTGCCAACGCTGATTCTGACTGCCTCTACCCGTCCGGCTGGGTGGAAGCCATTACGGCACCGCTAAAAGATTCGGCGATTGCCTGTACTTACGGTTTGTACTCATTCCTGCCCAGCGAGCATTCTTCCCGTTTGGCTCTGCTGTTTTACGAGAAAGCCGCGCACCTCGTCAATGGAATCCGCAACCGGCACCGGGCTTACTTAAACGTCTACGGATTTAATTTTGCCTTCCGCCGCGCTGACGCGCTGGCTGTAGGCGGATTTGCGCTGGACTCTGGTCGGGAAGGCTCCGTGGCGGAACTGATCGCTGCCGGAGAAGTACCCCCACCCTCGGGTCGTTGCGAAGATGGGCTGATGGCGCTGGCCCTCCTTAACGAAGGAAAAGGCAAAACCTACCGCGTTACTGACCTGGCGGCGCGCGCCTGGACAAGCGACCGTCGACTTACAGCCGATGGGAGCCTGGGAAAAGCGTTTGTCAATCGGGTTCGAAAATCCGTCGGTGAATTGGGGTTTTATATTTCGCCATCAAAGGGAACTCCTCCCTGA
- a CDS encoding PKD domain-containing protein, producing MKQLFSSSLFKSAYLLFFWVIAISCQPKITPKPVADFSFESVPNEPGRIKFINRSQHATRYQWNFGDGQSSTESDPTIKYGRNGLFSVELTAKNTAGTDVANNSVLIEGVTVSGSVIFWTNSRGDGSDIEVQLDGQLKGAITSAQPSGNAPGCGTDGFVTVYTSNGTFSYYAKSKTKSWSGVVTVQNGTCTNKLLAQ from the coding sequence ATGAAACAGTTGTTTTCATCTTCTTTATTCAAATCAGCGTATTTGCTTTTCTTTTGGGTAATTGCTATTAGTTGTCAGCCTAAAATTACGCCCAAACCCGTAGCTGACTTTTCGTTTGAATCGGTGCCAAATGAGCCGGGTAGAATTAAGTTTATTAATAGATCCCAGCACGCCACGCGTTACCAGTGGAATTTTGGTGATGGACAATCCTCTACCGAATCCGATCCCACTATCAAGTACGGCAGAAACGGCCTCTTTTCGGTTGAACTAACAGCGAAAAACACGGCAGGTACCGATGTGGCCAATAATAGTGTTTTGATCGAGGGTGTGACCGTTTCGGGGAGCGTTATTTTCTGGACAAACAGCCGGGGCGATGGCTCTGACATTGAGGTACAGCTAGATGGCCAGCTAAAAGGAGCAATTACCTCCGCTCAACCTTCGGGTAATGCGCCGGGTTGCGGTACCGATGGCTTTGTTACCGTGTATACGTCAAATGGAACATTTAGCTACTACGCCAAGTCGAAGACGAAAAGCTGGTCGGGTGTTGTTACTGTTCAGAACGGAACCTGCACCAACAAATTACTGGCCCAATAA
- a CDS encoding MOP flippase family protein, giving the protein MTAKNKAINGGKWITVSTIISTAFQFIQVSILARLLDPAVFGVVSVSTLIINFFYIFGNLGFSNSIISKQESDPKILSTLYYLGFILGAIIFVVIFFSSPLVVAYYKEPKLDRVIKIASFYFLIIYFGQIYLFLLQKELMFKSVAIIEILGAVIGTTVAITLAYNHFEEVSLIYGQLATQTVRAVLSVVFGYKLFKPLFYFNFKAIQDHLRFGLYNVGDGVLGFVQGNSDNILVGGLLGVKLLGYYTIAYQLAIFPITKLNPIILQVAYPMIAKMKSDDNLIKQSYIKILDLVSYLNFPLLAGLLVTADSVVPLLYGEGWDETIHLIKIFVFVSAFNCLTNPLFTLAFAKGKPNLLFYLNLIILVIKIPLIYIFSNYWGITGIAFAFLTATFIDLILAFFVTQYLIGDFFKEFMTNLAKPLLFCLAMILAVGIYKMYAGQEGVLHTLAQVVIGGLIFLGLTFRFKVSLSEVKSFRQSL; this is encoded by the coding sequence ATGACGGCAAAAAACAAAGCCATAAATGGTGGAAAATGGATAACCGTTTCTACTATTATTTCAACGGCCTTTCAGTTTATTCAGGTTTCGATTTTAGCCCGGTTGTTAGACCCGGCTGTTTTTGGCGTTGTAAGTGTCAGCACGTTAATCATTAATTTCTTTTATATTTTTGGGAATCTTGGCTTTTCTAACTCCATTATTTCCAAGCAGGAAAGCGACCCAAAAATTCTCTCTACTTTATATTATCTGGGTTTTATTTTAGGTGCTATAATTTTTGTCGTTATCTTTTTTAGTTCTCCTTTGGTCGTTGCTTATTACAAAGAACCTAAGCTCGATCGGGTTATAAAAATTGCTTCGTTTTACTTTTTAATTATCTATTTCGGCCAGATTTATTTATTTCTTCTTCAGAAAGAATTGATGTTTAAATCAGTGGCTATTATCGAGATTTTAGGCGCTGTTATAGGAACAACGGTAGCCATTACACTTGCTTACAACCATTTTGAAGAAGTCTCCCTGATTTATGGCCAGCTGGCAACGCAGACTGTGCGGGCTGTCTTATCCGTGGTTTTTGGCTATAAGCTTTTTAAGCCTTTGTTTTATTTTAATTTTAAAGCAATTCAGGATCACCTGCGTTTTGGGCTCTACAATGTAGGAGACGGTGTTTTGGGCTTTGTGCAAGGTAATTCTGATAATATTTTAGTAGGCGGTCTATTGGGTGTCAAGCTTTTAGGCTACTACACCATCGCGTATCAGTTGGCTATTTTCCCGATTACAAAACTGAATCCGATTATTCTTCAGGTGGCTTATCCAATGATTGCGAAGATGAAATCCGACGATAATCTGATTAAGCAATCCTATATAAAAATTCTGGATCTGGTAAGCTATCTGAATTTCCCTTTGCTGGCCGGTTTGCTTGTCACCGCCGACAGTGTCGTACCCTTGCTGTATGGTGAAGGTTGGGATGAAACCATTCATTTGATTAAAATCTTTGTTTTTGTTAGCGCCTTTAACTGCTTGACAAATCCGTTGTTCACGTTAGCCTTTGCAAAAGGCAAGCCAAACTTGTTGTTTTACCTTAACTTGATCATTTTAGTTATTAAAATACCCTTGATTTATATTTTCTCAAATTATTGGGGCATTACAGGGATTGCATTTGCCTTCCTGACGGCGACTTTCATCGATTTAATTCTCGCTTTTTTTGTCACCCAATACTTAATTGGTGACTTCTTCAAAGAATTCATGACGAATCTGGCAAAGCCGCTTTTATTCTGTTTAGCCATGATCTTGGCGGTAGGAATTTATAAAATGTATGCGGGACAGGAAGGTGTTTTGCATACGCTGGCTCAGGTTGTTATTGGGGGGTTAATTTTTCTGGGTTTAACCTTCCGATTTAAGGTTTCGTTGAGTGAAGTAAAATCGTTTCGGCAGTCTTTGTAA
- a CDS encoding GumC family protein: MALQVFFRLLKQHLLWFFLLPCVTVGAVYFFTQNETSVYQSEATLYTGFASGYTILTDQQIGAMDRSAVAFDNLLTTLKSRETMHQIGVNLLAQQLHAQRPDNQNVTPASFNLLQRVVPAPLRQSLLNGANENQLRLRLDSMARLERENPIKTLLYNPDYNYSVALITKNLKATRRNTSDMLDMEYESGDPAIAQQTLVQAIDVLNKRYTALKRSETDSVVTYYQTKTQQAKKRLDGVEARLQAFNTNNNVLNFEEESKNITLSGENLNNEYNQELMQNRATKAALDALSRRMGQAGNILNVNNELRAKQAELTNIETQLANAQAYGQPRNVVVRLQEKAIRISEDLREGARKYYNANNTTDAISQQTILDEWLTKMIELEESNARLEVYKGLQKDYSSKTNQYTPLESQLRQLNRDLSVAEKEYLALNQSLNQALARRQDTSVDGPLSILDAPDFPSEPQASKRWLFMAIGAGLGLVIALLLTAIRFWLDRRIASPEHAEMLIGRPLTALFPRVKKFSIDSKAGRTALSMFEQLCSAVNIEIVQSTGFRPLPPIISVFSMRSQQGKTWITNGLARLYAETGQQVAFCYPRTDDSQQKVEQDGITFFPYTLRPDFMNITQLENLLDQEHYFDSHQYEKIFFELPPLISSSIPVYLMNQSSVSILVTDANSIWARTENQLLSMYLKVVNHPVLTVLNSVTDNYFDAPSRADTSQGPVQPERSLELQRTLRSLEQQQKMNYGKIS; the protein is encoded by the coding sequence ATGGCACTCCAGGTCTTTTTCCGACTTTTAAAACAGCATTTACTCTGGTTTTTTCTCCTCCCCTGCGTTACAGTCGGTGCAGTCTATTTTTTTACGCAGAACGAAACCAGCGTCTACCAATCCGAAGCCACCCTATACACGGGTTTTGCCTCGGGTTATACCATCTTAACCGACCAGCAAATTGGCGCGATGGACCGCTCGGCCGTAGCTTTCGACAACTTATTAACAACTCTCAAGTCGCGGGAAACCATGCACCAGATTGGGGTTAATTTGCTGGCTCAGCAATTGCACGCCCAGCGCCCTGATAACCAAAACGTTACACCAGCCAGTTTCAATTTGCTGCAACGCGTGGTTCCTGCTCCGCTCCGCCAGTCACTGCTAAACGGCGCTAACGAAAATCAGCTTCGCCTGAGACTCGATAGCATGGCGCGTTTAGAACGGGAAAACCCGATTAAAACGCTTTTGTATAATCCTGATTATAATTATTCCGTTGCCCTCATTACTAAAAATCTGAAAGCAACACGGCGGAATACCAGCGACATGCTGGATATGGAATACGAATCAGGCGACCCGGCCATTGCTCAGCAAACGCTCGTTCAGGCCATCGATGTGCTTAACAAGCGTTATACGGCTTTAAAAAGATCTGAGACAGATTCGGTAGTTACGTATTACCAGACTAAAACACAGCAGGCCAAGAAAAGGCTGGACGGCGTTGAAGCCAGACTACAGGCGTTTAATACCAATAACAACGTATTGAATTTCGAAGAAGAATCGAAAAACATCACACTTTCCGGCGAAAATCTCAATAACGAATACAACCAGGAGTTAATGCAAAACAGGGCTACCAAAGCAGCCTTGGATGCATTAAGTCGCCGGATGGGCCAAGCGGGTAACATTTTAAATGTTAACAATGAGCTCCGGGCTAAGCAGGCTGAACTTACCAACATCGAAACACAACTGGCGAATGCACAAGCCTATGGGCAACCGCGTAACGTGGTGGTACGTTTGCAGGAAAAAGCCATTCGTATTTCGGAGGATCTTCGGGAAGGCGCGCGCAAGTATTACAACGCAAACAACACAACGGATGCCATTTCGCAACAGACCATTCTGGACGAATGGCTCACGAAAATGATTGAGTTGGAAGAATCAAATGCCCGCCTGGAAGTTTATAAAGGGCTGCAGAAAGATTACAGTTCAAAAACCAACCAGTACACTCCCCTGGAATCCCAACTGCGCCAGCTCAATCGGGACCTGAGCGTAGCCGAAAAAGAATACCTAGCGCTCAACCAGAGCTTAAATCAGGCGCTGGCTCGCCGCCAGGACACCTCTGTGGATGGCCCACTTTCTATCCTGGATGCTCCTGATTTTCCGTCTGAGCCACAGGCGTCGAAGCGCTGGTTGTTTATGGCCATTGGGGCGGGTCTGGGCCTGGTTATTGCACTGCTCTTAACGGCAATTCGCTTCTGGCTGGATCGTCGCATTGCTTCGCCAGAACACGCGGAGATGCTCATTGGCCGTCCTCTAACAGCCTTGTTTCCAAGAGTTAAGAAGTTTTCCATTGATTCAAAAGCAGGCCGCACTGCCCTCAGTATGTTTGAGCAGTTATGCAGCGCAGTTAATATCGAGATTGTTCAATCGACCGGGTTTAGGCCGCTGCCACCCATCATTTCGGTCTTTAGCATGCGCTCGCAGCAGGGAAAAACCTGGATAACCAACGGTTTGGCTCGCCTGTATGCAGAAACAGGTCAGCAGGTTGCTTTTTGTTACCCCAGGACCGATGATTCGCAGCAAAAAGTAGAGCAGGATGGGATTACTTTTTTCCCGTACACGCTTCGGCCCGATTTCATGAACATTACGCAGCTAGAAAATTTGCTTGATCAGGAGCACTATTTTGATTCTCACCAGTATGAGAAGATATTTTTTGAGTTGCCGCCACTGATTAGCAGTTCAATACCGGTGTATTTGATGAATCAAAGCAGCGTTTCCATTTTGGTTACGGATGCCAATAGCATTTGGGCGCGTACAGAAAATCAGCTCTTAAGCATGTATTTAAAAGTGGTTAACCATCCGGTATTGACTGTTTTAAATAGTGTAACCGATAATTATTTTGATGCCCCGAGCCGGGCCGATACGAGCCAGGGACCGGTTCAGCCCGAACGTTCCTTGGAATTACAACGAACGCTGCGTTCTCTAGAGCAACAGCAGAAAATGAATTACGGTAAAATAAGCTAA
- a CDS encoding TolC family protein — translation MAYGQRTYPLQKAPPNQSPVQTADTLELDINEDIGTQLIPFDEIIKIATAYSPLIKFENESINSLDAAYRLSKVQVLQNASGFASYSAGNQAIFSTTSYGGDALGQIANGYRAGVNLQISLYDLFGRGHQIRQTKANARAAIHRRDAVELQLKRDLIITYQDLQTAQRVFKVRIAEEQAALTALRISEIELQKGKINLAAFSSINNYYAQSKASTEEARGTFLKNIYILEATVGVSLRQLKRK, via the coding sequence TTGGCATATGGACAGCGAACTTATCCGTTGCAGAAAGCACCTCCTAATCAAAGCCCTGTTCAAACGGCCGACACGCTTGAGTTAGACATTAACGAAGACATTGGTACTCAGCTAATTCCCTTTGACGAAATTATTAAAATAGCCACAGCTTATTCACCTTTAATCAAGTTCGAGAACGAATCCATTAACTCATTGGATGCGGCCTACCGGCTCTCAAAGGTACAGGTTTTGCAAAATGCAAGTGGATTTGCCAGCTATTCAGCCGGTAATCAGGCTATTTTTTCTACGACTTCTTACGGAGGGGACGCACTCGGCCAGATTGCCAATGGCTACCGGGCTGGGGTTAATCTTCAGATAAGCCTTTACGATTTATTTGGGCGAGGGCATCAGATTCGACAGACGAAGGCCAACGCAAGGGCGGCAATACACCGCCGAGATGCCGTTGAACTTCAGTTAAAACGCGATTTGATCATTACTTACCAAGACTTGCAAACGGCCCAACGCGTTTTCAAAGTTCGAATTGCGGAAGAGCAAGCAGCACTTACGGCCTTACGCATCTCAGAAATTGAGTTGCAGAAAGGAAAAATCAACCTTGCCGCTTTCTCTAGCATTAACAATTATTACGCGCAAAGTAAAGCAAGCACAGAAGAAGCTCGCGGCACTTTTTTGAAGAATATTTATATTCTGGAAGCAACAGTAGGTGTATCTCTCCGTCAGTTAAAACGTAAATAA
- a CDS encoding glycosyltransferase, translating to MARSLAKQHQVLFVNDSLDWSAKLLNNNARVQQRNEFIEQCNGKHLVEAEENLWVLSPQSLLGSINWLPDGALYDRMNHHNGRLLAAEIKAAVKQLKWTSYVLLNDNDMIQGFYLKELLKPQLYIYYLRDNFLAVEYWRRHGARLEPKLMSKVDLVASNSVYLANKAAVHNPQSIYIGQGCDLELFNPEKINEIPADIASIPKPRIGYAGALTGLRLDGELVEKVAVSHPEWQVVLIGDADSSFPKERLQTLPNVTFLGSKAPRQIPAYLEAMDVLINPQLLNEVTIGNYPRKIDEYLAMGKPVVAVRTETMSLFEKHVYLAETPNEFIQCIANVLKGEQLSSAEERIAFALEHTWENSMASLIDAIHRLTNSHQKTM from the coding sequence ATGGCAAGGAGCTTAGCAAAACAACACCAGGTTTTATTTGTGAATGACTCTCTGGATTGGTCGGCAAAGCTTTTGAATAATAATGCGCGGGTACAGCAACGGAATGAATTTATTGAGCAGTGTAATGGAAAGCACCTGGTTGAAGCTGAGGAGAATTTATGGGTGCTCTCGCCGCAATCGCTCTTAGGATCAATCAACTGGCTTCCGGATGGGGCCCTGTATGACCGGATGAACCACCACAATGGCCGCTTGCTGGCCGCCGAAATCAAAGCGGCTGTGAAGCAATTAAAGTGGACGTCGTATGTGCTTTTGAATGACAACGATATGATTCAGGGCTTTTACCTGAAGGAACTGCTGAAGCCTCAACTATACATTTACTATCTGCGGGATAATTTTCTGGCCGTCGAGTATTGGCGGCGGCACGGTGCCCGGCTTGAGCCCAAATTGATGAGCAAAGTAGATCTGGTAGCGAGTAATTCTGTTTATCTGGCTAATAAAGCAGCCGTCCACAATCCACAATCCATTTACATTGGACAGGGGTGCGATCTAGAGCTGTTTAATCCAGAAAAAATCAATGAAATACCGGCTGATATTGCTTCCATTCCCAAACCTCGGATTGGTTATGCCGGTGCGCTTACGGGCCTGCGTCTGGACGGTGAGTTGGTCGAAAAAGTAGCGGTTAGCCATCCTGAATGGCAAGTGGTGCTGATTGGAGACGCCGATAGTTCATTTCCCAAAGAGCGGCTTCAGACGTTGCCAAATGTAACTTTTCTAGGATCGAAAGCACCTCGGCAAATTCCGGCCTATCTGGAAGCAATGGATGTGCTGATCAATCCGCAGTTGTTAAATGAGGTAACAATCGGTAACTACCCCCGCAAGATTGATGAGTACCTGGCAATGGGAAAGCCCGTGGTGGCGGTTCGAACAGAAACAATGAGTCTGTTTGAAAAGCATGTTTACCTGGCCGAAACACCCAACGAATTTATTCAGTGTATTGCCAATGTGCTAAAAGGGGAGCAGTTGTCATCCGCTGAGGAGCGCATTGCCTTTGCCCTCGAACATACCTGGGAAAACTCAATGGCTAGTTTAATTGATGCCATTCATCGGCTAACTAATTCACACCAAAAAACGATGTAA
- a CDS encoding acyltransferase: MAIKDYLDQRPKLKQFVHWLLIPQHQARPRLWVSWFVNPFIHKRHRTSSVRSSARLDVLPFNAFALGARSTIEDFCVVNNGVGAVLIGDNCTVGISSVVIGPVTIGSDVIMAQHVVLSGLNHSYEDVSQSIRAQPVITAPIIIEEECWIGANAVITAGVTVGRHSVVAGGSVVTRNVPPYSVVGGNPARLLKQYNHETGQWVKPSDSALKREMAPNVNNSPLST, translated from the coding sequence ATGGCTATTAAAGACTACCTGGATCAACGCCCCAAACTAAAGCAGTTTGTTCATTGGCTTTTGATTCCTCAGCACCAGGCTCGACCTCGGCTGTGGGTGAGCTGGTTTGTCAATCCTTTTATTCATAAACGGCACCGAACGTCATCGGTGCGCTCCAGTGCCCGGTTGGATGTGCTGCCCTTCAATGCCTTTGCCTTGGGAGCCCGGAGCACCATTGAAGACTTTTGCGTGGTTAATAATGGCGTTGGTGCCGTGCTGATTGGCGATAATTGCACGGTTGGTATCTCGTCGGTTGTGATTGGTCCGGTCACCATTGGTTCCGATGTGATCATGGCGCAGCACGTCGTCTTATCGGGTCTAAATCACTCGTACGAAGATGTTAGCCAGTCAATTCGGGCGCAACCGGTTATAACGGCACCCATCATTATTGAAGAAGAATGCTGGATCGGGGCCAATGCGGTCATTACGGCGGGGGTGACCGTTGGTCGGCATTCGGTGGTGGCGGGGGGCAGCGTCGTCACGCGCAACGTGCCTCCTTATTCGGTGGTGGGTGGAAATCCGGCTCGATTGCTCAAGCAATACAACCATGAAACCGGCCAGTGGGTAAAGCCTTCAGATTCTGCTTTGAAGCGTGAGATGGCGCCGAATGTTAATAATTCTCCGTTAAGTACGTAA